One Mycobacterium sp. SMC-4 DNA window includes the following coding sequences:
- a CDS encoding alpha/beta fold hydrolase: MTEFESVWSDLQGVAFSQGYLDAGGVRTRYLHAGDTAKPALVFLHGSGGHAEAYVRNLEAHAEHFSTWSIDMLGHGYTDKPGHPLEIPHYIDHLVAVLDAIGTDHAHISGESLGGWVAARMAIDHPGRVDRLVLNTAGGSQADPDVMQRIITLSMAAAENPTWETVQARIKWLMADKTKDYDDVVASRQRVYRQPGFAEAMRNIMALQDPAIRARNLLGPNEYGSITAPTLVVWTSDDPTADVDEGRRIASMIPGARFEVMPGCGHWPQYEDAKTFDRLHLDFLLGRA; the protein is encoded by the coding sequence GTGACGGAGTTCGAGAGTGTCTGGAGCGACCTGCAGGGCGTCGCGTTCTCCCAGGGCTATCTCGACGCCGGTGGCGTGCGCACGCGCTATCTGCACGCCGGCGACACCGCCAAACCGGCGCTGGTTTTCCTGCACGGCTCCGGCGGGCACGCCGAGGCCTACGTGCGCAACCTGGAAGCCCACGCCGAGCATTTCTCCACCTGGTCGATCGACATGCTTGGCCACGGCTACACCGACAAGCCCGGCCATCCGCTCGAGATCCCGCACTATATCGACCATCTCGTCGCTGTTCTGGACGCCATCGGCACCGACCACGCGCACATCAGCGGGGAATCGCTGGGCGGTTGGGTGGCTGCACGGATGGCGATCGACCACCCCGGCCGAGTCGATCGCTTGGTGCTCAACACCGCCGGTGGTTCCCAAGCCGACCCCGACGTGATGCAGCGCATCATCACACTGTCGATGGCAGCCGCGGAGAACCCGACGTGGGAGACCGTGCAGGCGCGCATCAAGTGGTTGATGGCCGACAAGACCAAGGATTACGACGACGTCGTGGCCAGCCGGCAGCGGGTGTACCGGCAGCCCGGGTTCGCCGAAGCGATGCGCAACATCATGGCCCTGCAGGATCCAGCGATCCGGGCGCGAAACCTTCTCGGCCCTAACGAGTACGGCTCGATTACTGCGCCGACTCTAGTGGTCTGGACCAGTGACGATCCCACCGCCGACGTCGATGAGGGACGCCGTATCGCCTCCATGATCCCTGGTGCCCGGTTCGAGGTGATGCCGGGCTGCGGTCACTGGCCCCAGTACGAGGACGCCAAGACCTTCGACCGGCTGCACCTGGACTTTCTGTTGGGGCGCGCATGA
- a CDS encoding IclR family transcriptional regulator — translation MTRPPAESVPAGTAVPGSQTLARGLSALQLVASSPTGLTVAQVADDIGVHRTIAYRLLSTLAQFRFVAKGEDGRYRSAAALAVLGASFDNNIRQLCVPTLRGLADELGTTVSLLVAEGDQQVAVAVMVPSNVYYQLSFHEGSRYPLDRGAAGIALLASMPPRPAERDLVGQARQQGWVITHGEIEPNTYGLAVPVRRRPPSPPTCINLISHREDVVEHGRDAVIRAAAELSAVLS, via the coding sequence ATGACTCGACCGCCCGCCGAATCGGTTCCCGCCGGCACCGCAGTGCCCGGATCGCAGACGTTGGCTCGCGGACTGAGTGCGCTGCAATTGGTCGCGAGCTCCCCCACCGGGCTGACCGTCGCCCAGGTGGCCGACGACATCGGCGTCCATCGCACGATCGCGTACCGATTGCTCAGCACGCTGGCGCAGTTTCGCTTCGTCGCCAAGGGCGAGGACGGCCGTTACCGGTCGGCGGCGGCGCTGGCGGTGCTGGGTGCGTCCTTCGACAACAACATCCGGCAACTCTGCGTGCCCACGTTGCGCGGCCTGGCCGACGAGTTGGGCACGACAGTGTCGCTGCTGGTGGCCGAAGGTGACCAGCAGGTCGCCGTCGCGGTCATGGTGCCGTCCAACGTCTACTACCAACTCTCGTTCCACGAGGGCAGCCGCTACCCGCTGGACCGCGGTGCAGCCGGGATCGCGCTGCTGGCGAGCATGCCGCCCCGCCCAGCGGAGCGAGACCTGGTCGGACAGGCCCGCCAGCAGGGATGGGTGATCACCCACGGCGAGATCGAACCCAATACCTATGGATTGGCCGTTCCGGTGCGCCGCCGGCCGCCGTCTCCGCCCACCTGCATCAACCTGATCTCACACCGCGAGGACGTCGTCGAACATGGCCGAGATGCGGTGATCCGGGCCGCCGCCGAGTTGTCGGCGGTGCTGTCTTGA